Within Actinoplanes sp. L3-i22, the genomic segment CCTCGGCGATGGCCGGCAGGCGGAAGCGCTGCCCGCGGTCCACCCCGCCGGTCTTGATGTTCCACGTCATGAAGCGCATCAGGCGTCCACCAGCTGCCGGTTCTCCACCGCTGCCTCCTTCGCGGTGACCGCGTGGGCGTTCGGCCGGACCACGAACCAGAGCGTGGTCAGCCAGGCCGCGGCGAGCAGGCACGCGCCGAGCACGTCGGTCGGGTGGTGCATGCCACGGTACATCCGGGACGTCGCGACCCCGAGCGGCATCACCACCGCGAGCACCGGGAAGATCCAGCGCCACGGCTGCCGGAGCCGGGCGGTCACGATGATCGCGATCGTGACCCACAGGCAGATCGTCGCGGCGATGTGCCCGGACGGGAACGACGAGGTGGGCATCTGCCCGTCCAGCTGCTCGACCCCGGGCCGGGGCCGGCCGACCGCGGCGGCGCTGGTCAGGAACAGGGTCAGCTCGCCGACCATGGCCAGCACCAGGAACAGCACCGGACGCCACTGCCGCCACAGGGCCAGCGCTAGCGGGCAGAAGACCAGCGAGATCATCAGGATCGCGTGGGTGTCCCCGGCCTTGCTCCACACCCAGCTCGCCTGGTCCAGGCCCGGCGTGCGGAACGTCTGCAGCCACCGGCAGAAACCGTCGTCCCAGCTCGGGTTCCAGTTGGTCACGGTCCAGCCGAGGCCGTAGAGCAGGCCGAACGTGAGCACCCAGCCGACCAGGAGCTCCGCGCCCTTGACCCACGGGTGCGGCAGCACCGCCTGCTCGGCCGGCGTGAGCTCGAGGTCGTGGGCGGCCTCCGGTTCGAGGCCGTCGTGCAGGACGTGCTCGGCGGAGTGGCCGGCCTCCCGGCGCCAGACCCGGAAGGCGTACGCGGTCGTGCTGATCCACGCGATCCCGAGCAGCCAGCCGGCCAGCACGTCGGAGAGGAAGTGCACGCCGAGTGCGATCCGGCTGAACCCGATCAGCACCACGATCAGGGCAAAAAACCCCAGGAACAAAGGCCTCCACCGATTTCGTACGCCGGGGAGCAGCACCAGGGCGAGCATCCCGTAGACGATCATCGAGCCCAGCGCGTGCCCGCTCGGGAAGCTGTTCCCCGGGGCGTGCGCGACCGGCGACTCCAGCACCGGCCGGACCCGCCCGACCAGCGTCTTCAGCGACGGGTCCAGGATCATCGCCCCGACCCCGGTGATCACCAGGTAGAGCGCGAGCCGCGGCCGCCGCCGGATCAGCAGCATCGTGACCACCACGGCGACCAGCGAGGTCATGAAGACCCGCCCGCCGAACGTGGAGATCTGCTGGAGGATCTTCACCTTCGTCGCGGAGCCGGCGACCTGATGGTTCAGGCCCTCGGCGACCGCGTGGTCCAGGTCCTGCAGCGGCGTCCAGTGGAACCGCACCAGCAGCAGGAGCGCGGCGAAGCCCAGCCCGACCGCGATCACCGCGATCAGGCCGAGCACGCTGCGCCCGGCGAAATGCCGGACCGGGG encodes:
- a CDS encoding phosphatase PAP2 family protein produces the protein MSDPKNQDNRVVERAGWAPVRHFAGRSVLGLIAVIAVGLGFAALLLLVRFHWTPLQDLDHAVAEGLNHQVAGSATKVKILQQISTFGGRVFMTSLVAVVVTMLLIRRRPRLALYLVITGVGAMILDPSLKTLVGRVRPVLESPVAHAPGNSFPSGHALGSMIVYGMLALVLLPGVRNRWRPLFLGFFALIVVLIGFSRIALGVHFLSDVLAGWLLGIAWISTTAYAFRVWRREAGHSAEHVLHDGLEPEAAHDLELTPAEQAVLPHPWVKGAELLVGWVLTFGLLYGLGWTVTNWNPSWDDGFCRWLQTFRTPGLDQASWVWSKAGDTHAILMISLVFCPLALALWRQWRPVLFLVLAMVGELTLFLTSAAAVGRPRPGVEQLDGQMPTSSFPSGHIAATICLWVTIAIIVTARLRQPWRWIFPVLAVVMPLGVATSRMYRGMHHPTDVLGACLLAAAWLTTLWFVVRPNAHAVTAKEAAVENRQLVDA